In Dryobates pubescens isolate bDryPub1 chromosome 8, bDryPub1.pri, whole genome shotgun sequence, a genomic segment contains:
- the AP3M1 gene encoding AP-3 complex subunit mu-1 produces MIHSLFLINCSGDIFLEKHWKSIVSQSVCDYFFEAQEKAIDVENVPPVISTPHHYLISIYRDKIFFVSVIQTEVPPLFVIEFLHRVADTFQDYFGECSETAIKDNVVIVYELLEEMLDNGFPLATESNILKELIKPPTILRSVVNSITGSSNVGDTLPTGQLSNIPWRRAGVKYTNNEAYFDVIEEIDAIIDKSGSTVFAEIQGVIDSCIKLSGMPDLSLSFMNPRLLDDVSFHPCIRFKRWESERVLSFIPPDGNFRLISYRVSSQNLVAIPVYVKHMISFKESSSSGRFDVTIGPKQNMGKTVEGVVMTVHMPKAVLNMNLSATQGSYTFDPVTKVLTWDVGKITPQKLPNLKGIVNLQSGAPKPEENPSLNIQFKIQQLAISGLKVNRLDMYGEKYKPFKGVKYITKAGKFQVRT; encoded by the exons ATGATCCACAGCCTGTTTCTTATAAACTGTTCTGGTGATATATTCTTGGAGAAGCACTGGAAGAGCATTGTGAGCCAGTCTGTGTGTGATTATTTCTTTGAAGCTCAGGAGAAAGCAATCGATGTTGAGAATGTGCCTCCTGTCATCTCAACACCACATCACTACCTCATCAGCATCTATCGGGATAAAATCTTCTTTGTGTCTGTCATACAGACAGAAGTGCCACCGCTCTTTGTCATTGAATTTCTGCACCGCGTGGCTGACACTTTCCAG GATTACTTCGGCGAATGCTCAGAGACTGCAATTAAGGACAATGTAGTTATTGTGTATGAACTTCTAGAAGAAATGTTAGACAATGGTTTTCCACTGGCAACAGAATCTAACATACTGAAGGAACTGATTAAGCCTCCTACAATTTTGCGCTCCGTTGTCAACTCCATCACAG GCAGTAGTAATGTAGGTGACACACTTCCCACCGGACAGTTGTCCAACATCCCTTGGCGCAGAGCAGGAGTGAAATACACAAACAATGAAGCCTATTTTGATGTCATCGAAGAAATTGATGCGATTATAGACAAATCAG gTTCCACAGTCTTTGCAGAAATCCAAGGTGTTATTGATTCATGTATTAAGCTCTCTGGAATGCCagatctttctctttctttcatg AACCCACGGCTTCTGGATGACGTCAGCTTCCATCCATGTATTCGGTTCAAACGCTGGGAGTCTGAGAGAGTCCTTTCATTTATTCCTCCTGATGGCAATTTCAGATTGATCTCCTACCGTGTCAGTTCACAGAA cttGGTTGCAATTCCTGTCTACGTGAAACACATGATCAGTTTTAAGGAAAGTAGTTCTTCAGGAAGATTCGATGTTACCATTGGACCAAAACAGAATATGGGGAAAACGGTGGAAGGAGTTGTCATGACAGTTCACATGCCAAAGGCTGTACTTAATATGAACCTCAGTGCTACACAAGGCAGCTATACATTTGACCCAGTTACTAAA GTGTTGACATGGGACGTTGGCAAAATTACCCCTCAAAAGCTACCAAACCTGAAGGGCATAGTGAACCTGCAGTCTGGAGCCCCCAAGCCAGAGGAGAATCCAAGTTTAAACATTCAGTTTAAGATACAACAGCTTGCAATTTCAG GACTGAAAGTGAACCGCCTAGACATGTACGGAGAAAAATACAAGCCTTTTAAAGGTGTCAAATACATAACAAAAGCAGGAAAATTTCAAGTCAGGACATGA